The Pseudoalteromonas rubra region TTGAGTACCATTAGCAAGGTCAGTTTGCGTTTTTGTTTCAGCCCGCGCCAGGCCAGTTGCATTAAATCCTTCATCGCAATCACCTAAGAGATCAGTTCGACCAGTTCATTCTTATTGATATCTCGCAGTTGACCGTCGAGAATTTGAATATTGCGATGTGCTCGCTGTGCCAGCTCATGATCATGGGTAACCATCAGCAAAGTGGTGCCCTGACGGTTTATCTCCTCCAATAGATCCATCACCTGTCTGGCCATCATAGTGTCCAGATTACCGGTTGGCTCATCGGCGAGTAAAAATCGTGGTTTACCCGCAAGCGCCCGGGCAATTGCAACCCGCTGCTGCTGACCACCACTGAGCTGGGCAGGAAAGTGGCTGGCACGACCGCCCAGGCCCACTAACTCCAGACTTTCCTCGATGCGTTGTTTGCGGGCTTTGGCTGACAGACCCCGGAAAATCAGGGGGACCTCGATGTTGTCATAGAGGTTGAGGTCGCCTATCAGGTTAAACCCCTGGAAAATAAAGCCAATTTTTTCATTGCGAAGCTGAGACAGCTGTTTATCGCCCAGGGTGCTGACGTCTTCTCCATCCAGTTC contains the following coding sequences:
- a CDS encoding ABC transporter ATP-binding protein, producing MLRMKNISKIYRTELVETHALSDVNFTVEEGEFIAVTGPSGSGKTTFLNITGLLESFEQGTYELDGEDVSTLGDKQLSQLRNEKIGFIFQGFNLIGDLNLYDNIEVPLIFRGLSAKARKQRIEESLELVGLGGRASHFPAQLSGGQQQRVAIARALAGKPRFLLADEPTGNLDTMMARQVMDLLEEINRQGTTLLMVTHDHELAQRAHRNIQILDGQLRDINKNELVELIS